From Vitis vinifera cultivar Pinot Noir 40024 chromosome 5, ASM3070453v1, the proteins below share one genomic window:
- the LOC100259668 gene encoding uncharacterized protein LOC100259668: MVSIATIPAFPCNNTRSFPRHFLTRRSFSRHILTRRSTPPSFSAGTWRSTAITSKLKEKTALEYRKLGDSDLNISEITLGTMTFGEQNTENEAHEILSYAFEHGINALDTAEAYPIPMKKETQGKTDLYIASWLKSQPRDKVILATKVCGYSERSSYLRDNAKVLRVDAANIRESVEKSLKRLNTDYIDLLQIHWPDRYVALFGEFSYDPSKWRPSIPFVEQLKAFQELIDEGKVRYIGVSNETSYGVMEFVHAAKVEGLPKIVSIQNSYSLLVRCRFEIDLVEVCHPNNYNIGLLAYSPLGGGSLSGKYLDINSEAAKRGRLNLFPGYMERYNRSIAKEATIEYTKVAKKHGLTLVQLALGFARDRPFMASSIVGATSVDQLKEDIDAFVTTERPLPAEVMADIESTFKRYKDPAIL; encoded by the exons ATGGTCTCCATCGCCACAATCCCTGCTTTTCCCTGCAACAACACCCGTTCATTCCCTCGCCATTTCCTCACTCGCCGTTCCTTCTCTCGCCATATCCTCACTCGCCGTTCCACACCACCCTCATTCAGTGCTGGAACATGGAGGAGCACAGCCATCACTTCCAAACTCAAAGAAAAGACTGCTTTGGAGTACAGGAAACTTGGGGACTCTGATCTTAATATCAGCGAGATTACTCTTGGAACG ATGACATTTGGGGAACAGAATACTGAGAATGAGGCTCATGAGATACTCAGTTACGCGTTTGAGCATGGGATTAATGCTCTGGACACTGCAGAAGCT TATCCAATTCCAATGAAAAAGGAGACACAAGGGAAAACCGATCTGTACATCGCCAGTTGGCTGAAATCTCAACCCCGTGATAAG GTTATTTTGGCAACAAAAGTATGTGGTTATTCAGAGCGATCAAGTTACTTGCGTGACAATGCAAAGGTTTTGCGTGTTGATGCCGCTAATATTAGAGAAAGTGTGGAGAAGAGTCTTAAGCGCCTCAACACTGATTATATTGATCTATTGCAAATTCATTG GCCAGACCGTTATGTGGCATTGTTTGGCGAGTTTTCTTATGATCCTTCAAAATGGAGACCAAGCATACCATTTGTAGAGCAACTCAAGGCCTTTCAGGAACTTATTGATGAAGGAAAG GTACGATATATTGGTGTTTCTAATGAAACTTCATATGGAGTGATGGAATTTGTTCATGCAGCAAAAGTTGAAGGACTTCCAAAAATCGTCAGTATCCAGAACAGCTACAGTTTGCTAGTTAGATGTCGTTTCGAAA TTGATCTTGTTGAAGTCTGCCACCCTAACAATTACAACATTGGCTTACTTGCTTATTCCCCACTTGGTGGTGGATCATTGTCTGGCAAGTATTTAGATATTAATTCTGAAGCTGCAAAAAGAGGAAGGCTCAACCTCTTTCCTGGCTACATGGAAAGATATAACAGATCTATTGCCAAG GAAGCAACAATAGAATATACGAAGGTGGCCAAGAAACATGGGCTGACTCTAGTTCAGCTTGCCCTGGGATTTGCGCGAGACCGTCCATTTATGGCAAGTTCGATTGTTGGTGCAACTTCTGTCGACCAACTAAAAGAAGATATCGATGCCTTTGTGACAACAGAACGGCCTCTGCCAGCAGAAGTGATGGCGGATATAGAGAGTACTTTCAAGAGATACAAAGATCCAGCAATCCTTTGA